Proteins from one Caldalkalibacillus salinus genomic window:
- a CDS encoding permease prefix domain 1-containing protein, whose protein sequence is MAKQSVTDFHTYIERILGDLALDTQEKQDLREEWLQHLEESKQHLMQAEELSEKEATKKAMAQFGAEDLLQNEVKSHFNSVYKQHITKESLIWLICLIAGSIGPVLLINAQYQSYFVTAPLMCLLICYGLYHCVLKRSSLLSVSIVGLPILYGAFVYFYSSRTSFNEFLVQLVPQNIGDLAGSGGVFTLSSLHILWAVIIACTFINYRKKGYNKRWQVAAVRSSFEYWFMILLALVVVNTEILTNSAERKTIILNH, encoded by the coding sequence TTGGCTAAGCAATCGGTGACAGACTTTCACACCTACATCGAACGTATACTTGGTGATTTGGCCTTAGATACACAGGAAAAGCAAGATCTAAGAGAAGAGTGGCTACAGCACCTTGAAGAAAGCAAACAACACTTGATGCAAGCAGAAGAATTAAGTGAAAAGGAAGCGACTAAGAAAGCGATGGCACAATTTGGAGCGGAAGATTTATTACAGAATGAAGTCAAAAGTCATTTCAATTCTGTGTACAAGCAGCATATCACCAAGGAGTCTCTGATTTGGTTGATTTGTCTCATTGCTGGGTCTATTGGTCCCGTTTTACTCATTAATGCCCAGTATCAGTCTTACTTTGTCACCGCTCCTTTGATGTGTTTGCTCATCTGTTATGGGTTATACCATTGTGTGTTAAAACGGTCATCGCTGCTTTCGGTCTCCATCGTGGGTCTGCCCATACTTTATGGTGCTTTTGTTTACTTTTATAGCTCAAGGACATCGTTTAACGAATTCCTTGTGCAATTAGTGCCTCAAAATATAGGAGACCTCGCAGGAAGTGGTGGTGTTTTCACTCTGTCTAGCTTACATATTCTTTGGGCTGTGATCATAGCGTGCACCTTCATTAACTATCGGAAAAAAGGATATAATAAACGATGGCAGGTTGCTGCTGTTCGCTCTAGCTTTGAATATTGGTTTATGATTTTATTGGCCCTTGTCGTGGTGAATACTGAGATTTTGACCAATTCAGCGGAGAGAAAAACGATTATATTAAATCACTAG